The following are encoded in a window of Stieleria sp. JC731 genomic DNA:
- a CDS encoding Nramp family divalent metal transporter: protein MNEVASPSKSTWVNRIGPGLVTACVVIGPGSILTSSKVGAQAGYSNLWVIVVAVGMMMTYVTMGMRLGAVTNVSIAQLVRDHLHPAVAVVIGVTVFFIASAFQFGNNLGTQAALSSYFDSNYWPLVLNGIVLMILFGFANLYKVLERLMACFVGIMLLAFTINLAFARPSVTEVARGLVPLDGIELELPLLGLVGTTFVISAAYYQSYLARFKGWTPANLRDGVADAGLSAIIMGLISAMIMATAAAVLRHRELESVGEVADALVPLFGEKGRVIFCVGLFAAAFSSFIVNSMIGGFILSDALRWGDRPDQKAPKALTAAVLLIGMVVAMYVVMTGVRPFTAIVAAQALTVIASPLIAGTMLYLCNLRTVMGEYRNGWMLNTLAVPGFIVLVGISFYTLTQKVWPAIAG from the coding sequence ATGAACGAAGTTGCCTCGCCTTCGAAATCAACTTGGGTCAATCGAATCGGACCGGGTCTTGTGACGGCATGTGTTGTCATCGGACCGGGAAGTATTCTGACCAGTTCGAAGGTCGGGGCGCAAGCAGGATATTCCAATCTATGGGTCATCGTGGTCGCCGTGGGGATGATGATGACTTATGTCACGATGGGAATGAGGTTGGGTGCCGTTACCAACGTATCAATCGCCCAATTGGTGCGGGACCATCTCCATCCGGCCGTGGCTGTCGTCATCGGCGTGACGGTCTTTTTTATCGCATCAGCATTTCAGTTTGGGAATAACCTGGGAACGCAAGCGGCGTTGTCGTCGTATTTCGATTCGAATTATTGGCCACTGGTTCTAAACGGCATCGTCTTGATGATCCTGTTCGGGTTCGCGAACCTTTACAAAGTTCTTGAACGCTTGATGGCTTGTTTCGTCGGCATCATGCTGTTGGCATTTACGATCAACCTTGCATTTGCCCGTCCCAGTGTGACCGAAGTGGCACGCGGCTTGGTGCCACTTGATGGCATCGAATTGGAATTGCCGCTGCTAGGATTGGTCGGAACGACGTTCGTTATTAGTGCGGCGTACTACCAGTCATACTTGGCTCGATTCAAAGGTTGGACGCCAGCAAATTTGCGAGATGGAGTCGCCGATGCGGGGTTGTCAGCGATCATCATGGGGTTGATCTCTGCGATGATCATGGCAACGGCTGCCGCTGTGTTGCGTCATCGCGAGCTGGAAAGTGTTGGTGAAGTGGCTGACGCCCTTGTCCCGCTATTTGGAGAGAAGGGGCGAGTGATCTTTTGTGTCGGACTGTTTGCAGCGGCTTTCTCATCGTTCATTGTTAATTCGATGATCGGTGGCTTCATCCTGTCCGACGCACTTCGTTGGGGGGACCGTCCGGATCAAAAGGCTCCCAAAGCACTGACTGCGGCAGTGTTGTTGATTGGAATGGTGGTCGCGATGTATGTCGTGATGACCGGCGTGCGCCCTTTCACAGCGATTGTCGCGGCGCAAGCTCTGACCGTGATCGCATCGCCGCTAATTGCAGGTACCATGTTGTATCTATGCAATTTAAGAACTGTCATGGGTGAGTATCGCAACGGCTGGATGTTGAACACGCTGGCCGTTCCGGGATTCATTGTCCTTGTCGGCATCTCTTTTTACACGCTGACCCAAAAAGTCTGGCCAGCGATCGCGGGCTAG
- a CDS encoding enolase C-terminal domain-like protein, translating into MKQTDIRITDVRISYENFDYRTVMKFGGVAVDKATVLNVHIDVVTRDGKQGQGFGSMPLSNIWAYPSKQLSYDETLGAMTKLAERFEAIAKAYSEFGHPVDLGVALEHQFLDCTNQLSTELQLADPIPKLAALVTASPFDAAIHDGFGKVHGLNCYRTYGTQWMSHDVGHYLGDSYKGEWISSYVSETVKPSMPLYHLVGALDPLDDQEVQSPTGDGLPDTLPQWIRHNGLTHMKIKLNGDDVQWDVERVVKVDRIAAEVQAERGVGQWYYSLDFNERCPNVDYLIEVLRRVKESSRLGFDRIQYVEQPTARDLKAYPDNKMHRAAELKPVVIDESLTDLETLLLAREMGYTGAALKACKGQSQSLLMAVAIKKLGMFLCVQDLTCPGASLIHSAGLAAHIPGVAAIESNSRQYCPVANEGWDSRFPGIFAVRNGSMDTSCLDGPGLGAV; encoded by the coding sequence ATGAAGCAGACGGATATTCGGATCACTGATGTACGTATCAGCTACGAAAATTTTGACTATCGAACGGTGATGAAGTTCGGGGGAGTTGCCGTTGACAAAGCCACCGTGCTGAATGTGCATATCGACGTCGTGACTCGAGACGGCAAACAGGGGCAAGGATTCGGATCGATGCCTTTGTCGAACATCTGGGCGTATCCATCGAAACAGCTTTCCTACGACGAAACGCTCGGTGCGATGACGAAGTTGGCTGAACGTTTTGAGGCGATTGCGAAAGCGTATAGCGAGTTCGGGCATCCCGTCGATTTGGGTGTGGCTCTGGAACATCAGTTCCTTGACTGTACCAACCAGCTATCGACAGAGCTTCAATTGGCAGACCCCATTCCAAAGTTAGCTGCATTGGTGACGGCAAGTCCTTTTGACGCAGCCATTCACGATGGGTTTGGAAAGGTTCATGGTTTGAATTGCTACCGCACTTATGGCACACAATGGATGAGCCATGATGTTGGGCACTACCTGGGCGACAGCTACAAAGGCGAGTGGATCAGCAGTTACGTCAGCGAAACTGTCAAGCCATCGATGCCTTTGTACCACTTGGTCGGAGCATTGGATCCGCTCGATGATCAGGAAGTTCAGTCGCCAACGGGTGACGGTTTGCCGGACACGCTTCCGCAGTGGATTCGCCACAACGGGCTGACTCATATGAAGATCAAGCTCAATGGCGACGATGTTCAATGGGATGTCGAAAGGGTGGTCAAAGTTGATCGGATTGCTGCCGAAGTTCAGGCCGAACGAGGTGTTGGTCAATGGTACTACTCACTCGATTTCAATGAGCGTTGTCCCAATGTTGATTATTTGATTGAAGTGCTGCGTCGTGTCAAAGAGTCCTCTCGGTTGGGCTTTGATCGAATCCAATATGTCGAACAGCCAACAGCGCGAGACCTGAAAGCCTATCCGGACAACAAGATGCATCGAGCGGCGGAATTGAAACCGGTCGTTATCGATGAATCTTTGACCGATCTGGAAACATTGTTGCTGGCACGGGAAATGGGCTACACCGGCGCGGCACTGAAGGCATGTAAGGGGCAATCGCAATCGTTGTTGATGGCCGTCGCGATCAAGAAACTTGGCATGTTCTTGTGTGTGCAAGACCTGACATGTCCAGGGGCTTCACTGATTCATTCCGCGGGATTGGCAGCTCATATTCCCGGCGTCGCGGCGATTGAATCAAACTCACGCCAATACTGTCCGGTCGCGAATGAAGGTTGGGACTCAAGGTTCCCAGGTATCTTTGCTGTTCGAAATGGCTCGATGGATACCAGTTGTTTGGACGGTCCAGGTCTGGGAGCGGTGTGA
- a CDS encoding ABC transporter ATP-binding protein, with the protein MTTLHVEHLRRTFQSAGEPLHVLRDVNMDVTGGQSLAIVGPSGSGKSTLLQILGTLDRPDAGTVKVDGEDPFLLDDKQVAHWRNQKIGFIFQDHHLLPHLSVIENVLVPTLAGGRATDPLVERAHELLQSVGLAERIEHLPSMLSGGERERVAIARALLMSPSLILADEPTGNLDRRTAESVTEVLQSLQKQNGSILICVTHSETLANAMDRRFELLDGKLVE; encoded by the coding sequence ATGACGACTTTGCACGTCGAACATCTCCGTCGCACGTTTCAGTCAGCAGGTGAACCACTGCATGTCCTTCGCGACGTCAATATGGATGTCACCGGTGGCCAGTCGCTTGCCATCGTCGGCCCCAGCGGCAGCGGAAAGAGCACCCTACTGCAAATACTGGGAACGCTGGATCGCCCCGACGCTGGCACCGTTAAAGTCGATGGTGAAGATCCGTTCTTGCTCGACGACAAGCAAGTCGCACATTGGCGAAATCAAAAGATCGGATTCATCTTTCAAGACCATCATCTTTTGCCGCACCTTTCGGTGATCGAAAACGTTCTTGTTCCAACGCTTGCCGGCGGTCGTGCCACGGACCCATTGGTCGAACGTGCGCACGAGTTACTTCAATCAGTCGGTCTTGCGGAGCGGATTGAGCATTTGCCGAGCATGCTTTCCGGCGGCGAGCGGGAAAGGGTTGCGATTGCCAGGGCGTTATTGATGAGCCCCTCATTAATCCTGGCGGATGAACCGACTGGAAATCTGGATCGCAGGACGGCTGAATCCGTCACAGAAGTCTTGCAGAGTTTGCAAAAGCAGAATGGATCAATTTTGATTTGCGTCACACACAGCGAAACGCTTGCCAACGCGATGGATCGCCGTTTTGAATTGCTCGATGGCAAGTTGGTTGAATAA
- a CDS encoding methyl-accepting chemotaxis protein: MRSTTEDAALNIGELLISIVDVATSGNDELRESLARFVRAESGEAKDGESADAEDRTISEAIEHQSEMIEALVNRVEDCFSKQLELVRMANQTSRRIHDAAKQTAHLMKKSQVLAFNVQIEASRLGGEQGRAFAVLGEEMKSFSECVEEANHTIADSVAEFVEGMPKLEAETVSIAESLSEFSDEFRAEMTDVRRETQSISTLLSRVLESTESRNNDILKRSRDTLSYLQFQDPVAQGLKRAEHDIQKLVALFENRKVVDDNLADIVQDVGNDGQEEEHVDAGEVLLF, from the coding sequence ATGCGTTCGACGACAGAAGACGCAGCGCTCAATATTGGCGAACTATTGATCTCGATCGTCGACGTTGCGACGTCCGGAAACGACGAGCTGCGCGAATCGTTGGCTCGATTTGTTCGCGCCGAAAGCGGTGAGGCGAAGGATGGTGAATCTGCTGACGCCGAGGATCGCACCATTTCCGAAGCCATTGAACATCAGTCGGAAATGATCGAAGCATTGGTCAATCGCGTCGAAGACTGCTTTTCAAAGCAACTTGAACTCGTTCGTATGGCAAACCAAACGTCGCGACGGATCCACGATGCGGCAAAACAAACAGCCCACTTGATGAAGAAAAGCCAGGTGTTGGCTTTTAACGTTCAGATCGAAGCAAGTCGCCTTGGGGGGGAACAAGGTCGCGCATTCGCCGTGCTTGGCGAAGAAATGAAATCGTTCAGCGAATGTGTTGAAGAAGCCAATCATACGATCGCCGATTCTGTCGCCGAGTTCGTCGAAGGGATGCCAAAGCTGGAAGCCGAGACCGTATCTATTGCGGAATCGTTGTCAGAGTTTTCGGATGAATTCCGAGCAGAGATGACCGACGTGCGACGCGAAACGCAGTCGATATCCACACTGCTCAGTCGGGTTCTCGAATCGACCGAAAGCCGCAACAACGACATCCTTAAACGGTCTCGCGATACACTTTCTTATCTGCAGTTCCAGGATCCAGTTGCGCAAGGCTTAAAACGGGCTGAGCATGACATCCAAAAACTTGTAGCCTTGTTCGAAAACCGGAAGGTTGTCGACGATAACTTGGCAGACATCGTGCAAGACGTCGGAAACGATGGTCAAGAAGAAGAGCACGTTGACGCCGGCGAGGTCTTGCTGTTCTAG
- a CDS encoding response regulator, producing MSTNVLVVDDSATVRQQVCAALSQAGLSVSEAVDGVDGVAKIKAGSVDCVVCDVNMPNKNGIEMVAEVKKDIKFASLPIIMLTTEGAKDLIAKAKAAGACGWIVKPFKADMLVAAVKKLTNTN from the coding sequence ATGAGTACTAACGTCCTAGTTGTTGATGATTCGGCGACCGTTCGCCAGCAGGTGTGCGCGGCACTTTCCCAAGCGGGGTTAAGTGTGAGCGAAGCTGTTGATGGCGTCGACGGAGTTGCAAAAATCAAAGCAGGGTCCGTTGATTGCGTTGTCTGCGATGTCAACATGCCGAACAAGAATGGCATCGAGATGGTCGCGGAGGTCAAGAAAGATATCAAGTTCGCGAGCCTGCCGATCATCATGCTGACGACCGAAGGTGCCAAAGACTTGATCGCCAAAGCGAAAGCAGCCGGCGCGTGTGGATGGATCGTTAAACCATTCAAAGCCGATATGCTTGTCGCAGCGGTGAAGAAGCTGACCAACACCAACTGA
- a CDS encoding chemotaxis protein CheX → MRSASQIIDEEFTNAVVELFEFYSDSAVKPQFLDRVASAELLRKEADNYARSNEMVTSSIGLCGDQVRCSIGLLSNVDTINALCQGLADSPTDWVGELTNQLAGRFKNNLAAFHVDCQMGLPVSVQGLQLGFTTGCSEQTILAVQMSLGTVIVLLHVNITDDSSWEHHPDLVCADEGSLHLF, encoded by the coding sequence ATGCGTTCAGCTTCTCAGATCATTGACGAAGAATTCACCAATGCTGTGGTCGAACTGTTCGAGTTCTATTCGGATTCGGCAGTTAAACCGCAGTTCCTTGATCGTGTGGCGTCTGCGGAACTTCTTCGCAAAGAGGCAGACAACTACGCACGGTCCAACGAAATGGTGACTTCATCGATCGGCCTTTGCGGAGATCAGGTTCGCTGCTCGATCGGTCTGCTTTCGAATGTCGACACGATCAACGCCTTGTGCCAAGGGTTAGCGGACAGTCCGACTGATTGGGTCGGTGAACTGACCAACCAGTTGGCCGGAAGGTTTAAAAATAATCTCGCTGCATTTCACGTGGACTGCCAGATGGGATTGCCCGTTTCTGTTCAGGGTTTGCAACTTGGCTTCACCACCGGTTGCAGTGAGCAAACCATCCTTGCCGTGCAGATGAGCTTGGGAACAGTCATCGTATTGCTGCACGTCAACATCACAGATGATTCAAGTTGGGAGCACCATCCTGACCTTGTCTGTGCTGATGAGGGAAGTCTGCATCTTTTCTAG